In Populus nigra chromosome 1, ddPopNigr1.1, whole genome shotgun sequence, one genomic interval encodes:
- the LOC133677517 gene encoding interactor of constitutive active ROPs 4-like, which produces MPRSRGSEMPQRQSPRGSHPLRTSNSDSDPLHHRPIADRREKLGDRCSPRGSQPDSLNQKKLGTRIADLESQLGQAQVELKTLKEQLASAEAAKKEAQKELEKKARKGAVPEPEVDSKKADSNSADEVSEDNQLETDVFEVPVEKKTVEPEVDRGDLLDQVEKENNPTDIPAEPLVISEPEKLSFHDLALKDDEINMLKTKLEEKQKDLEVFGMENENLKNQLNEANLYISSAKSKEEEVSLKLGQLGEELEASKANAAQLKGKLEAAEGANEALETEMKKMRVQTEQWRKAADAAAAVLAGGVEISGRIPERCGSMDKHFGGVFGPPAGGYAGFVGSPGMADDLDDGFGSVKRKSSGIKKFGELWKKKGQK; this is translated from the exons ATGCCGAGATCAAG AGGATCAGAAATGCCTCAAAGGCAGTCTCCTCGAGGCTCACATCCACTTAGGACATCTAACTCTGATTCCGACCCACTGCATCATAGACCTATAGCTGATCGAAGAGAGAAGCTAGGAGACCGTTGCTCCCCAAGAGGCTCCCAGCCTGActcattaaaccaaaagaaGCTTGGAACCCGCATTGCAGATTTAGAATCTCAGCTTGGCCAAGCACAAGTAGAGCTGAAGACTCTAAAAGAGCAGTTGGCTTCAGCTGAAGCTGCAAAGAAAGAAGCTCAAAAAGAATTGGAGAAAAAAGCCAGGAAAGGTGCTGTTCCAGAGCCAGAGGTGGATTCCAAAAAAGCAGATAGCAACTCAGCAGATGAAGTTTCTGAAGACAACCAGCTGGAAACTGATGTTTTTGAAGTTCCAGTGGAGAAAAAGACTGTTGAGCCCGAGGTTGATCGTGGCGACTTGCTTGATCaggtagaaaaagaaaacaacccaACTGATATACCGGCTGAACCGCTAGTGATTTCAGAGCCAGAAAAGCTGTCTTTTCATGACCTGGCATTGAAGGATGATGAGATAAATATGCTAAAAACCAAGCTAGAAGAGAAGCAAAAGGACCTAGAGGTGTTTGGTATGGAAAATGAGAACTTGAAGAATCAACTGAATGAAGCAAATTTGTACATCTCATCTGCCAAATCCAAGGAAGAGGAAGTGTCCTTGAAGCTGGGCCAATTGGGAGAAGAGCTGGAAGCAAGTAAAGCAAATGCTGCCCAGTTAAAGGGGAAACTGGAAGCTGCCGAAGGAGCGAACGAAGCATTGGAGacagaaatgaagaaaatgagagTGCAGACAGAGCAGTGGAGAAAAGCAGCAGATGCTGCTGCTGCAGTTCTCGCTGGGGGAGTGGAGATTAGTGGAAGGATTCCAGAGAGGTGTGGCTCCATGGATAAGCACTTTGGTGGTGTTTTCGGGCCACCAGCAGGAGGGTATGCAGGTTTCGTGGGATCACCTGGAATGGCTGATGATTTGGACGATGGTTTTGGTAGTGTGAAGCGGAAGAGCTCTGGGATCAAGAAGTTTGGAGAGTTGTGGAAAAAGAAGGGCCAGAAATAA